In Desulfofustis limnaeus, the genomic stretch AAGCCCAGCGGATGAAGTTGGTTAACCGTTTCGGCTGGGGTGAACGCCGGTCCAGCGGCTCGGTCACCGATGGGCATTCCATCCAGCCGAATGGCCGGCCGAGCATGGTTCCGGTGGTGATGATCTGGTGATAGTATTTGGAGGAGATCACCGTGTCCGGATAGGCGTCCAGCATGGCGTCCATTTCGTCGCGTACCGTCGCCAGCTCCTGGTCCGTCCAGCTGAATCCGTCGACGCCCTCATCGTTGGACAGCAGTTGCATGTGCACCTTGAGCCCCACGTCGCGGATCTTGGTGATGATCCGTTCGGTCTTGCCGAGTTGCTTGGGGGTGATGGTGTAGAGGTAATAGGCGTGCGGATCGCCGGCATAGTTGGCGCTGGAGATCTTGAAAGTGTCCTGGCCGCGCAGGATCTTCTCGTCCTCGCTGTCGCCCCACAACGAGATGCCGACCATCATGTCCGGAAAGCGGTCGCGCGGCACCTTGATCAGGCCGTTGGTGGCGCAGAAGCTCGGTAGTCGCCGATAGAACACCTCGACCCGGTCCAGACAGAGCGTCGGCTCGCCGCCGATGAGGATGGCCAGGTTGACGCCCCGCTCCATTTCCTTGTCGACGAAGGCCTTCCATTTCTCCAGGTCCCGCTCTTCGGTGGCGACCTGATGCTCGCCGGAGGAGAAAAAGAAACACCCTTTACAGCGCAGGTTGCAGCGATCGGTCACGTCATAGATGGAACTGCGGATGTTGAGCCGCGAGATTCGCTTGTAGCGCTCGTACCAGTGATCATCAAGCAGGGAGCTGACGGTAATCATGATTCTTCGGAAACTGACGGATGATGGGGCGGCGGATCGATCAGGCTCTGGCAGAGGTTCTCTCCCTTGTCGTACCCCCTGACCCAGACGGCGAGATAGGTATCCACATAGTCGAGCCAGGCGGAAAAGGTGGCCGGATCGGTGGCATGACGATACATCCGGGCCGTTACCACGGCGCTGCCGGCGGCGTAGTGGCGGCAGTCCGGGCAATCGGTGTCCGGTACGCAGCAGGCGGCACGGCGGTCCCAGTGCAGGTCGGTCCGGTATTGGCGGAACGACCGACCCAACCCGATGGCGGTGGACGGGTTCATGCGCGGGTAGGAGCAGCCAAATAGGTCGTGCAGCCCCTGCTCCGAGGTATGGGCGACGATGCTGTACGGCGAGAAGAGAACGGTCTTGGGATAAGCGGCGAGCAGGTGCTGCATCATCCCTCTCGTCTTGTGCAGCGATGCCGGTGTATGCCGCAGAGGGCCGTCATAGCCGACCGGGGCGGAGAACATGTTGAAAGTGGCCGTGCAGTTGTGTTCGACCAGCCGAGCGACGACGGAGTCCGCCTCGTCGATGTTGTCCGGGGTAAAGGTGTAGACGAAGACGGCGCGCGGGTCGCCCTGATAATTGGCGATCTGGCGCTCGAGCATGGCGGTGGCGTTTCTGATCGCTTTGCTGGTGGTATCGTTGCCCCAGACGGAGATATGGATCTGGTAATCGATCTCCGACGGAATCGGTTTCAAGCCGTTGGTGGCGATCGCCCCCAGGGGGATGACTTCGAAACAGACCCGGCATAGCTCCGGCACCAGGGACGGCTCGGCGCCGGCCAGGACGACGAAGGTGATGCCGCGTTCTTTCTCCGCTTCCATCAACCGCCGCCAGGCAGCCTCTTCTTTCTGCTCCGCGGCGAATTGCTTGTCCCCCGCATAATAATAACAGCCCTCGCAGCGGATATTGCAGCGATTGGTCATGTCGTAGGTGGATTCGCGCAGGAAGAAATAGCGCCGTACCTTTTCCCAGCGATCCCGAATGCTCGGGTCGGCGATGATATCGGA encodes the following:
- a CDS encoding radical SAM protein gives rise to the protein MITVSSLLDDHWYERYKRISRLNIRSSIYDVTDRCNLRCKGCFFFSSGEHQVATEERDLEKWKAFVDKEMERGVNLAILIGGEPTLCLDRVEVFYRRLPSFCATNGLIKVPRDRFPDMMVGISLWGDSEDEKILRGQDTFKISSANYAGDPHAYYLYTITPKQLGKTERIITKIRDVGLKVHMQLLSNDEGVDGFSWTDQELATVRDEMDAMLDAYPDTVISSKYYHQIITTGTMLGRPFGWMECPSVTEPLDRRSPQPKRLTNFIRWASDLQTMHRCCTSETRDCATCKDGAAHMSWVMVNKRAHIKSTQDLQNWIEVYEMFAKLYQFIPW
- a CDS encoding radical SAM protein gives rise to the protein MTVHTPTAAPYRFSDIIADPSIRDRWEKVRRYFFLRESTYDMTNRCNIRCEGCYYYAGDKQFAAEQKEEAAWRRLMEAEKERGITFVVLAGAEPSLVPELCRVCFEVIPLGAIATNGLKPIPSEIDYQIHISVWGNDTTSKAIRNATAMLERQIANYQGDPRAVFVYTFTPDNIDEADSVVARLVEHNCTATFNMFSAPVGYDGPLRHTPASLHKTRGMMQHLLAAYPKTVLFSPYSIVAHTSEQGLHDLFGCSYPRMNPSTAIGLGRSFRQYRTDLHWDRRAACCVPDTDCPDCRHYAAGSAVVTARMYRHATDPATFSAWLDYVDTYLAVWVRGYDKGENLCQSLIDPPPHHPSVSEES